A single genomic interval of Panthera uncia isolate 11264 chromosome A1 unlocalized genomic scaffold, Puncia_PCG_1.0 HiC_scaffold_17, whole genome shotgun sequence harbors:
- the LOC125935111 gene encoding ral guanine nucleotide dissociation stimulator-like — protein MLKAYVGTHMPGSELQHHTRLLYSTWRNCETNESESLAMVPAPEQDPDVPQELAPTISVVPTGTSQPRLPEATTHSGAQQLEEAVTLPSASPPVEVVVLALIHCQELEEPPAPLVDPQPEQPPAPAGGVMDGLEQPPAAAGQPASAPEQRLMLAAAPKDEFPDPVIALLVIFVVCMEVFTVLMSTRSFVHSHLHPPATTQSDLKGTQGDPCSVPALLPTKGA, from the exons ATGCTGAAGGCATATGTAGGGACCCACATGCCCGGCTCCGAGCTGCAGCACCACACCCGCCTTCTCTACTCAACGTGGAGAAACTGTGAGACCAATGAATCAGAGTCTCTGG CTATGGTACCAGCTCCAGAGCAAGATCCAGATGTCCCTCAGGAGCTAGCCCCCACTATCTCTGTGGTGCCCACTGGAACTTCGCAGCCCAGGCTGCCTGAAGCCACCACTCATTCTGGAGCTCAGCAGTTAGAGGAAGCGGTGACCCTCCCTTCAGCGTCCCCACCAGTGGAAGTGGTAGTCCTAGCTCTGATTCACTGTCAGGAGCTGGAAGAGCCACCTGCCCCTTTGGTGGACCCACAACCTGAGcagcctccagccccagctggCGGAGTCATGGACGGGCTGGAGCAACCACCTGCTGCAGCTGGGCAACCAGCCTCAGCTCCCGAGCAGCGCCTCATGTTGGCTGCAGCCCCAAAAGATGAATTCCCTGACCCTGTCATTGCGTTGTTggtaatttttgttgtttgtatggAGGTATTTACTGTCCTTAt GTCCACGCGTTCGTTCGTGCATTCGCACCTCCACCCTCCAGCCACAACCCAGTCAGACCTCAAGGGCACTCAGGGCGACCCCTGCTCTGTACCTGCGCTGCTCCCCACCAAAGGAGCCTAA